In Legionella lytica, one genomic interval encodes:
- the fliN gene encoding flagellar motor switch protein FliN: MEQPKQVSALPHENDEEKMALISDIPVAITVEIGRTKMTIRNLLQLNQGGIVALDRLAGDPLDVLVNGTLVAHGEVVVVNDKFGVRLTDIVSKAERIRRLR, translated from the coding sequence ATGGAGCAGCCAAAACAAGTAAGTGCACTACCTCATGAAAATGATGAAGAAAAAATGGCACTGATTTCAGATATACCTGTTGCGATAACGGTAGAAATTGGTCGCACTAAAATGACCATTCGTAACTTACTGCAATTAAACCAGGGGGGGATTGTAGCTCTGGATCGTTTAGCGGGTGATCCTCTTGATGTATTAGTTAATGGTACGTTGGTTGCCCATGGCGAAGTTGTTGTGGTTAACGATAAATTTGGAGTTCGATTAACAGACATCGTGAGTAAAGCTGAGCGGATTAGACGATTAAGATGA
- the fliO gene encoding flagellar biosynthetic protein FliO yields MMQHAITQGELVRLVLGLFSVLLVIMVLSWVVKRLQGAHLGSSKGFQSVASMILGPKEKIMLLKVGTRYLLLGSGSGHITLLYDFGEELPPGFDAPNKPSFAELLKSAVVKS; encoded by the coding sequence ATGATGCAACACGCAATTACTCAAGGCGAGCTTGTGCGTCTTGTATTGGGCTTGTTTTCGGTCCTGTTAGTTATCATGGTTTTATCTTGGGTGGTAAAGCGATTGCAAGGAGCACACTTAGGCTCATCTAAAGGATTTCAATCTGTTGCCAGTATGATCCTGGGGCCTAAGGAAAAGATTATGCTGTTGAAAGTTGGTACACGATATCTATTGCTGGGTTCTGGTTCCGGTCACATCACACTTCTGTATGATTTTGGCGAAGAGTTACCTCCAGGTTTTGATGCACCAAATAAACCTTCATTTGCGGAGCTGCTTAAATCGGCGGTAGTGAAATCATAA
- the fliP gene encoding flagellar type III secretion system pore protein FliP (The bacterial flagellar biogenesis protein FliP forms a type III secretion system (T3SS)-type pore required for flagellar assembly.): MKIKSYVLFGALLSVLPFVAQATASLSLPAMTVQPGAHGSESYSVNLQILIFMALLTVLPGLLMAMTAFTRIIIVLSILRQAIGLAQAPTNQVLIGIALFMTYFVMAPTFNKINETAIQPYLAETMEFPQAMANAQAPLRQFMLNQTRKNDLALFEKFANKEPASLDELPMSVIIPAFITSELKTAFQIGFILFLPFLIIDLVVSSVLIAMGMMMLSPLIISLPFKIMLFVMVDGWTLILGSLASSFAV; encoded by the coding sequence ATGAAAATAAAAAGTTATGTATTATTTGGTGCTTTATTAAGTGTTTTACCTTTTGTAGCACAAGCGACAGCTTCTTTATCTTTGCCGGCAATGACTGTGCAGCCAGGGGCTCATGGTTCTGAATCATATAGCGTCAATTTGCAAATCCTTATCTTTATGGCGTTGCTTACGGTCTTGCCAGGTTTATTGATGGCAATGACCGCATTTACACGAATCATTATTGTTTTGTCCATTCTACGTCAGGCAATTGGCTTGGCCCAGGCACCCACAAATCAAGTATTAATTGGTATTGCCTTATTTATGACTTATTTTGTGATGGCACCCACATTTAATAAAATTAATGAGACTGCGATTCAGCCTTATTTAGCTGAAACTATGGAGTTTCCTCAGGCTATGGCAAATGCACAAGCACCATTGCGACAGTTTATGCTCAATCAAACCCGAAAAAATGATTTGGCTTTATTTGAAAAGTTTGCCAATAAAGAGCCTGCCTCGTTAGATGAATTGCCAATGAGTGTGATTATTCCTGCTTTTATTACTAGTGAATTGAAAACAGCATTTCAAATTGGGTTTATTTTATTTTTACCTTTTTTAATTATTGATTTGGTTGTATCGAGCGTTTTGATTGCGATGGGGATGATGATGCTATCGCCTTTAATTATCTCCTTACCATTTAAGATTATGTTGTTTGTTATGGTTGATGGTTGGACATTAATTCTAGGTTCTTTGGCATCAAGTTTTGCAGTGTAG
- the fliQ gene encoding flagellar biosynthesis protein FliQ, which produces MTPQSVVAIFSEGVYIMLLLITVLVVPGMLVGLVVSMFQAATQINESSISFIPKLFATFLVMIFAGPWLLKTVINYTSSLISNIPYLIG; this is translated from the coding sequence ATGACACCGCAGTCGGTTGTTGCGATATTCAGCGAAGGTGTTTACATCATGCTGCTACTGATTACCGTGTTAGTTGTGCCAGGTATGCTCGTTGGACTAGTTGTCTCCATGTTTCAGGCTGCAACGCAAATTAATGAATCAAGTATCAGCTTTATTCCCAAATTATTTGCCACTTTTTTAGTGATGATATTTGCAGGGCCATGGTTATTAAAAACGGTGATCAATTATACAAGCTCTTTGATTAGTAATATTCCTTATTTGATAGGTTAA
- the fliR gene encoding flagellar biosynthetic protein FliR, whose amino-acid sequence MNIDYPTLIRYVSQVVWPFARVGGLLIAVPVFSSVLIPTRVKIIFLFVLSWICSTLVPPELSFLNFNAAYPLYIAQEVLLGMLMGFVVQLSFQVFILGGQIISMQTGMGFAVMVDPASKASVPLVGQLYLMMMTLIFLALNGHLLIVETLMDSFKTMPIGKASVSSNMLWSAITFSGWMFKKALLISIPALLSLLIVSLSFGVMARAAPQLNIFSLGFPITLVMGIVVIKIGLPSVAAQMTDIIDDGIRFVVGMLR is encoded by the coding sequence ATGAATATTGATTATCCAACATTAATACGTTACGTCAGCCAGGTTGTTTGGCCGTTTGCACGTGTTGGCGGATTATTAATTGCTGTCCCTGTCTTTTCATCAGTACTAATACCGACTCGAGTGAAGATTATTTTTCTTTTTGTTTTAAGCTGGATTTGTTCCACTTTAGTGCCTCCGGAGCTTAGCTTTCTTAATTTTAATGCCGCTTACCCTTTATACATTGCCCAGGAAGTATTATTAGGTATGTTGATGGGCTTTGTGGTGCAGTTATCCTTTCAGGTATTTATTTTAGGCGGGCAAATTATTTCCATGCAAACCGGGATGGGATTTGCGGTAATGGTTGACCCAGCCAGTAAGGCTAGTGTTCCATTAGTTGGTCAGCTTTATTTAATGATGATGACCTTAATCTTTTTAGCTTTGAATGGACATTTACTCATTGTCGAAACATTAATGGATAGTTTTAAAACGATGCCTATAGGTAAGGCATCGGTGAGTTCTAATATGTTGTGGAGTGCAATTACTTTTTCAGGATGGATGTTCAAAAAAGCATTGCTAATTTCTATTCCTGCTTTATTGTCTTTACTCATAGTTAGTTTATCATTTGGAGTTATGGCGCGTGCCGCGCCTCAGTTGAATATTTTCTCTTTAGGTTTTCCTATTACTTTAGTAATGGGAATTGTAGTGATTAAAATTGGCTTGCCTAGTGTGGCAGCTCAGATGACAGATATTATTGATGATGGAATACGATTTGTAGTAGGGATGTTACGTTAA
- the flhB gene encoding flagellar biosynthesis protein FlhB has protein sequence MSEQENDEKTEQPSPKRLKEAREKGQVARSKDFNTTFALLFTAVGFLVFGKQLSTQLGLMMREAFEFDTEVIITPVVSLERLFFTAKMGVLALFPLLIVIFLVSLVAPLLMGGWVFSAQVVKPKFSRLNVLQGLKRMVSLKNFVEMIKSFFKFVLVAIVAVVVLNLQVPMLLALAHTPIEIAISTGALIVIKSFLWVSASLLLIAAVDVPFQLYQHNKGLKMTKQELREEYKDTEGKPEVKNAIRRAQQEIARRRMMAELPKANVVLTNPTHYAVALMYKEKGNKAPVVIAKGKNLVAFQISGVAKEHDIPIISVPPLARALYFSTKLNAEIPRGLYVAVAQVLAYVFQLRDKTRYEHKPEVLQNVPIPPELAREEDV, from the coding sequence ATGTCAGAACAAGAGAACGACGAAAAAACCGAACAGCCCTCGCCCAAGCGACTTAAAGAAGCTCGTGAAAAAGGTCAGGTTGCTCGTTCGAAAGACTTTAATACTACCTTTGCGTTGTTATTTACAGCAGTAGGTTTTTTAGTTTTTGGCAAACAGTTATCAACGCAATTAGGCTTGATGATGCGTGAGGCCTTTGAGTTTGATACAGAAGTAATTATTACGCCCGTCGTTAGTCTGGAGCGTTTGTTTTTTACTGCTAAAATGGGGGTTTTGGCATTATTTCCTCTGTTGATTGTTATTTTCCTTGTTTCTTTAGTCGCGCCCCTTTTAATGGGGGGGTGGGTATTTAGCGCTCAAGTTGTAAAACCAAAGTTTTCCCGCTTAAACGTATTGCAAGGTTTGAAGCGTATGGTTTCGCTCAAGAACTTTGTCGAAATGATTAAATCATTTTTTAAGTTTGTCTTAGTTGCCATCGTTGCCGTTGTAGTACTTAACCTCCAAGTTCCTATGTTGCTTGCCTTAGCGCATACGCCTATTGAAATTGCAATTAGTACTGGTGCGCTGATTGTTATCAAATCGTTTCTTTGGGTTTCAGCAAGCCTGCTTTTAATTGCTGCAGTGGATGTGCCTTTTCAATTGTATCAGCACAATAAAGGCTTGAAGATGACTAAGCAGGAGTTACGGGAAGAGTATAAAGACACTGAGGGAAAGCCTGAGGTTAAAAATGCTATTCGCCGTGCCCAACAAGAAATTGCCAGACGGCGAATGATGGCGGAGCTACCTAAAGCGAATGTTGTATTAACCAACCCAACGCATTATGCCGTCGCGCTAATGTATAAAGAAAAAGGGAATAAAGCTCCTGTTGTAATTGCTAAAGGAAAAAATTTAGTAGCATTTCAAATCAGTGGTGTTGCTAAAGAGCATGACATTCCAATTATTTCTGTACCTCCTTTAGCTCGAGCACTTTATTTCTCGACCAAATTGAATGCGGAAATTCCCAGAGGACTTTATGTTGCAGTGGCACAAGTCTTAGCTTACGTGTTTCAACTACGTGATAAAACACGTTATGAGCATAAACCGGAAGTATTGCAAAATGTGCCTATTCCACCTGAATTAGCGCGTGAGGAGGATGTTTAA
- the flhA gene encoding flagellar biosynthesis protein FlhA: MSSTKSAWQHVQFWMRQGLGTPLMLVVMLGMMILPLPPFLLDVFFTFNIALSLVVLLAVIYSERPLDFAVFPTVILLATLLRLALNVASTRVVLLNGHNGTDAAGHVIQSFGEVVIGGNYTVGLVVFMILLVINFVVVTKGAGRVSEVSARFTLDSLPGKQMAIDADLNAGLINQEQAIKRRLEVAQEADFYGSMDGASKFVRGDAVAGILILVVNIIGGLIIGVFQHSMSISDALHNYILLTIGDGLVAQVPSLVLSTAAAIIVTRVSSAQNMGHAVVSQVVANPRSLIIASVIMGVIGIIPGMPHVAFILLSVGLGGIAYLFAQQEKEKHKKKVVKESDTSTVQSPSMSTELSWDDVNPVDVISLEVGYRLIPLVDNSQGGVLLARIKGIRKKISQELGFLIPSVHVRDNLDLKPNQYRISLAGVIMGEAIIHPDRSLAINSGQVFGELDGIKGRDPAFGMEAVWITEAQKEQAHTLGYTVVDVSTVVATHLSQILERNSQQLLGYEETQQLLDKLAISSPKLVKELVPDGLTLGMVNKVLQGLLTEHIPLTDIRTIVETLAEMAPKSKDSEFLISQVRIALSRLITQKISGMNEELPIITLKPELEQLLQNTIQSGNSNGVSFEPGMADKIQHSLAQLAMQQQAKQESSVLVVQPGIRSVLARFVRNISHDFHVLSYQEIPDNKQIRIIGTVG, from the coding sequence ATGAGTAGTACTAAGAGTGCTTGGCAACATGTGCAATTTTGGATGCGCCAAGGTTTAGGCACACCGTTGATGTTAGTGGTCATGCTTGGCATGATGATATTGCCCTTACCGCCATTTTTATTAGATGTATTTTTTACTTTTAATATCGCCTTATCTTTAGTGGTTTTATTGGCCGTAATTTATAGTGAGAGACCTTTAGATTTTGCCGTATTTCCTACCGTTATTTTGCTTGCCACCTTGCTTCGTTTAGCGCTAAACGTTGCTTCTACCCGTGTTGTTTTATTGAATGGGCATAATGGAACGGATGCTGCAGGGCATGTGATTCAGTCATTTGGTGAGGTGGTTATTGGCGGTAATTACACTGTTGGTTTAGTGGTATTTATGATTTTGCTGGTGATCAACTTTGTGGTGGTTACCAAAGGTGCGGGACGCGTTTCGGAAGTGAGCGCTCGTTTTACTTTGGACTCCTTACCTGGAAAGCAAATGGCGATTGATGCGGATTTGAATGCCGGACTAATCAATCAAGAACAAGCGATTAAGCGTCGTTTGGAAGTGGCTCAGGAAGCTGATTTTTATGGTTCAATGGATGGTGCGAGTAAATTCGTACGTGGAGATGCTGTTGCGGGGATATTGATTCTCGTAGTTAATATTATTGGTGGATTAATCATCGGCGTATTTCAACACAGTATGAGTATCTCTGATGCCTTACATAATTATATTTTGTTAACTATTGGTGATGGCTTGGTTGCACAAGTACCCTCATTAGTCTTATCTACTGCAGCTGCGATTATTGTTACGCGTGTTTCTAGTGCACAAAACATGGGGCATGCGGTTGTTTCACAAGTTGTGGCTAATCCGCGCTCCTTAATTATTGCTTCAGTGATTATGGGAGTGATTGGTATTATTCCCGGAATGCCTCACGTGGCATTTATCCTTTTGTCTGTAGGACTTGGAGGAATAGCTTATTTATTTGCACAGCAAGAAAAAGAAAAGCATAAAAAGAAGGTGGTCAAAGAAAGCGATACATCTACTGTTCAAAGCCCAAGTATGTCAACCGAATTATCATGGGATGATGTAAACCCTGTTGATGTGATTAGTCTCGAAGTAGGTTATCGATTAATACCGCTTGTTGATAATTCTCAAGGTGGTGTTTTATTGGCACGCATTAAAGGAATACGTAAAAAGATATCGCAAGAATTAGGTTTTTTAATTCCCTCAGTGCATGTTCGTGATAATTTGGATTTAAAACCCAATCAATATCGAATTAGCCTTGCTGGTGTGATTATGGGCGAGGCGATTATTCACCCTGACCGTTCTTTGGCAATTAATTCTGGACAAGTGTTTGGGGAGTTGGATGGGATCAAAGGGCGGGATCCTGCTTTTGGTATGGAAGCGGTATGGATTACTGAAGCACAAAAAGAACAGGCACATACTTTAGGATATACGGTGGTTGATGTCTCTACAGTTGTTGCCACTCATTTAAGTCAAATTCTTGAACGTAATAGCCAACAGTTACTTGGCTATGAAGAAACACAGCAATTATTGGATAAACTTGCAATTTCCTCACCGAAGTTGGTGAAAGAGTTAGTACCAGATGGATTAACTTTAGGAATGGTCAATAAGGTACTTCAAGGTTTACTCACAGAACATATACCTTTAACAGATATTCGCACGATTGTCGAAACGTTGGCAGAAATGGCGCCAAAGTCTAAGGATAGTGAATTTTTAATTAGCCAAGTACGCATTGCTTTATCTCGATTGATTACGCAGAAAATAAGCGGTATGAATGAAGAGCTACCCATTATTACGTTAAAACCTGAGCTGGAACAATTACTGCAGAACACAATTCAAAGTGGTAATTCCAATGGTGTAAGTTTTGAGCCTGGCATGGCTGATAAAATACAACATTCTTTAGCGCAGCTGGCTATGCAGCAGCAAGCAAAACAAGAAAGTTCAGTATTGGTTGTTCAACCGGGAATACGCTCTGTGTTAGCTCGATTTGTACGTAATATTTCTCATGATTTCCATGTTTTGTCATATCAGGAAATTCCTGATAATAAACAGATAAGAATCATTGGCACCGTGGGGTAA
- the flhF gene encoding flagellar biosynthesis protein FlhF: MKLKRFVAADTRTAMQQIKATFGSDAVILSSSDVDGGVEIVAAIDFDETILSTEAAVACAEPPSQVDKFQTQTPFDDLRMEIQTLRGMLEAQLRGGSVGGSTEPLHTVLLQKLLYLGVSPTTAAAWTRSVRPDLNQQRAWQAVLTHITEQLPIRDTRRIEEGGIYAFLGPTGVGKTTTLAKIGARFALRFGADKLGMVTMDTYRMAAQEQLMLYGKILGVQVCLANDEVSLSRVLRQLSDKKLILIDTAGMNPSDERVIRQMQILSNHMQSISKVLVLPATSHYQVLVDAIHRYETNCVDQCILTKLDEAQAIGGALSAAIETGLRISYLTHGQRVPEDIKLATRHQLVELFAQQEQQLFPVEANYMSKERQPAGREYYVES; the protein is encoded by the coding sequence ATGAAATTAAAACGATTTGTCGCCGCAGATACACGAACAGCAATGCAGCAAATTAAGGCGACATTTGGTTCTGATGCAGTTATTTTATCCAGCAGTGATGTTGATGGTGGAGTTGAAATTGTCGCAGCGATTGATTTTGATGAAACGATTCTTTCAACAGAAGCTGCGGTTGCATGTGCAGAACCACCAAGTCAAGTCGATAAATTCCAAACCCAAACACCATTTGATGATTTGCGTATGGAAATTCAAACTCTGCGTGGCATGCTTGAAGCTCAATTAAGAGGCGGAAGTGTAGGGGGAAGCACAGAACCTCTACATACAGTCTTATTACAAAAGCTTTTGTATTTAGGTGTTAGCCCCACAACAGCGGCAGCCTGGACACGTTCAGTGCGCCCTGATTTAAATCAACAACGCGCATGGCAAGCTGTTTTAACTCACATTACTGAGCAACTACCCATTCGTGACACCCGCCGAATCGAAGAGGGCGGAATCTATGCATTTTTAGGGCCTACTGGTGTTGGTAAAACAACGACCTTAGCCAAGATTGGTGCTCGCTTTGCGCTACGTTTTGGTGCAGATAAATTAGGGATGGTAACTATGGATACCTACCGTATGGCAGCACAAGAACAATTAATGCTCTACGGAAAAATTTTGGGTGTGCAAGTATGCCTAGCTAATGATGAAGTGTCCTTATCTCGTGTATTGCGTCAATTAAGTGATAAAAAACTTATCCTTATCGATACTGCAGGAATGAATCCTTCGGATGAGCGGGTCATTCGCCAAATGCAAATTCTTAGCAATCACATGCAATCCATTTCTAAGGTATTGGTTCTGCCCGCAACAAGTCATTACCAAGTGCTTGTTGATGCAATTCATCGCTATGAAACCAATTGTGTGGATCAATGTATCTTAACGAAACTGGATGAGGCACAAGCAATTGGTGGTGCTTTAAGTGCTGCAATTGAAACAGGATTACGCATCAGTTATTTAACACATGGCCAACGCGTTCCAGAAGATATTAAATTAGCTACACGTCATCAGCTTGTTGAATTATTTGCTCAACAAGAACAGCAATTGTTTCCAGTAGAAGCGAACTACATGAGTAAAGAGCGACAACCTGCTGGGAGAGAATATTATGTTGAGAGTTAA
- a CDS encoding MinD/ParA family protein yields MLRVNDIIGDQASGLRNLSRVKPMNIIAVTAGKGGVGKSNVSVNLAVALSQLNNKVMLLDADLGLGNIDIMLGLHTKYDLSHVIQGSCQLNDVILQGPNGLKIIPAASGTEFMAQLGSRQHAGIIDAFNQLTEDLDYLIIDTAAGISDTVLSFTRSAQELLVVVCDEPTSLTDAYALIKVMSKRYGWPNFHIVANMVRSEKDGRDLFNKLFRVSEQFLEVKLDYLGAIPFDEHVHKAVKNQKPVLMAYPDSNAAASIREIAAGVANWPLKSLLGGNTSFFLERLVMDEV; encoded by the coding sequence ATGTTGAGAGTTAATGATATTATTGGCGATCAAGCTTCGGGCCTGAGAAATTTATCTCGAGTTAAGCCAATGAACATCATTGCGGTTACAGCAGGTAAGGGCGGTGTTGGCAAAAGCAATGTATCGGTGAATTTAGCTGTTGCATTGTCTCAGCTGAATAATAAAGTGATGCTCTTGGATGCTGATTTAGGCTTGGGAAACATCGACATTATGTTAGGTTTACATACCAAGTATGATTTGTCGCATGTGATTCAAGGATCCTGTCAATTAAATGATGTAATTTTACAAGGTCCTAATGGCTTAAAAATAATTCCTGCAGCCTCTGGTACAGAGTTTATGGCACAACTTGGTAGTCGACAACATGCTGGAATTATTGATGCATTTAATCAGCTCACTGAAGATTTGGACTACCTGATCATTGATACTGCCGCAGGGATTTCCGATACAGTTTTAAGTTTTACCCGCTCTGCTCAAGAGTTGCTCGTAGTGGTTTGTGATGAGCCAACCTCACTCACTGATGCCTATGCATTAATTAAAGTGATGAGTAAGCGCTATGGATGGCCAAATTTTCATATCGTAGCCAATATGGTTCGAAGTGAGAAAGATGGACGTGATTTATTTAATAAATTATTCCGAGTTTCCGAGCAATTTCTTGAGGTTAAGCTAGACTATTTAGGAGCGATACCGTTTGATGAACATGTTCATAAGGCGGTAAAAAATCAAAAACCTGTACTAATGGCTTATCCGGATTCTAATGCTGCGGCTTCTATAAGAGAAATTGCTGCAGGTGTAGCTAATTGGCCATTAAAGTCTTTATTAGGTGGCAATACAAGTTTCTTTTTAGAGCGTTTGGTAATGGATGAAGTATAA
- a CDS encoding RNA polymerase sigma factor FliA has translation MDALAAYSKVNQQIQETLVKNHALLVKRIAHHLLGRLPSSVQLDDLIQAGMLGLLEATRHYDSSKGASFETYAGIRIRGYMLDEVRRNDWVPRSVYRNSRMISEAVKHVEHQLGREAKDFEIAAELGIPLNEYHEMLQDSASSHLYGFEDLGVTDDALQGEDGQTSTEPHANVFHNDLMSRLSEVIKGLPHKEQMVLSLYYEHDLNLKEIGEVLGVSESRVSQILSQATHRVKSRLPE, from the coding sequence GTGGATGCTTTGGCTGCTTACAGCAAAGTAAATCAACAAATCCAGGAAACGCTGGTAAAGAATCATGCTTTGTTAGTGAAACGCATTGCCCATCATTTGCTGGGACGTTTACCGAGTAGTGTTCAGCTTGATGATTTAATTCAGGCTGGGATGCTTGGTTTGTTAGAAGCTACAAGACATTATGATTCATCCAAAGGCGCTTCATTTGAAACTTATGCTGGAATTCGCATTAGAGGCTACATGCTTGATGAGGTTAGAAGGAATGATTGGGTTCCGCGCTCAGTATACCGGAACTCAAGAATGATTTCTGAAGCAGTAAAGCATGTAGAACATCAACTTGGGCGCGAGGCAAAAGATTTTGAAATTGCTGCAGAGCTTGGTATTCCGCTTAATGAGTATCATGAAATGCTGCAAGATTCAGCCAGTAGCCACTTATATGGTTTTGAAGATTTAGGCGTTACGGACGATGCTTTGCAAGGAGAGGATGGACAAACCTCTACTGAACCTCATGCAAATGTGTTTCATAATGATTTAATGAGCCGTTTGTCAGAGGTGATAAAAGGGTTACCCCACAAAGAACAAATGGTGTTGTCTTTGTATTATGAACACGATTTGAATTTGAAAGAAATTGGGGAGGTTCTAGGAGTAAGTGAATCACGTGTTTCACAAATTCTTAGTCAAGCAACACATCGTGTTAAATCACGATTACCGGAATAG
- a CDS encoding flagellar motor protein, translating to MDALTFMGLVTSFLAIIIGQMLEGGTIQSLLNFSALLIVVGGTIGAVLVQSPLHTFKRAIKILPWIFKPPHLDFEACRTRMFELARKARQLGMLSLEDHLEVEKTPLINKGLELLVIGVDKQTIRQVLEAEIDRIEHNNLRAAHVYESMGGYSPTLGILGAVLGLIQVMRHLSQPNELGAGIAVAFVATVYGVGLANLVFLPIANKLRACIARQVHYDEMIVEGMVSIAASESPGILLLKLNNFGQQKKNEIKKIKD from the coding sequence ATGGATGCATTAACATTTATGGGTCTTGTGACCAGTTTTCTAGCCATCATCATTGGGCAAATGCTTGAAGGTGGTACTATTCAGTCTTTATTAAACTTTTCTGCCTTGCTTATAGTGGTTGGAGGTACGATTGGTGCGGTGCTCGTACAGTCGCCACTACATACCTTTAAGCGGGCAATAAAAATATTACCCTGGATCTTTAAACCGCCACATCTTGATTTCGAGGCGTGTAGAACGCGCATGTTTGAATTAGCGCGAAAGGCCCGCCAGCTCGGGATGCTCTCTCTTGAAGATCATTTGGAAGTAGAAAAAACACCACTGATTAATAAGGGATTAGAGTTATTAGTGATTGGAGTCGATAAGCAGACGATTAGACAAGTTTTAGAAGCTGAAATTGATCGCATCGAGCATAACAATTTACGTGCAGCCCACGTTTATGAAAGTATGGGAGGCTATAGCCCGACTTTAGGAATTTTAGGGGCAGTACTTGGATTGATTCAGGTAATGCGTCATTTATCTCAGCCAAATGAACTCGGGGCAGGTATTGCTGTGGCTTTCGTTGCTACTGTGTATGGTGTTGGATTAGCGAACCTGGTTTTTCTACCTATTGCAAATAAGTTAAGAGCCTGCATTGCACGTCAGGTTCATTATGATGAAATGATTGTTGAAGGGATGGTTTCTATTGCAGCCAGTGAAAGTCCCGGCATTTTATTGTTAAAACTTAATAATTTTGGGCAGCAAAAGAAAAATGAGATCAAGAAAATCAAAGACTGA
- a CDS encoding flagellar motor protein MotB encodes MRSRKSKTEEHVDHHRWVISYADFITLLFAFFVVMYAISSVNTAKYKSLSEGMKTAFSKMDKPHEEQSKEDQKKGPYTKKVYGQYQDGLDEINQSLSQLEDKNYKINRQKGWIELDIKSGALFGSGDVDLKADALVKLMQLAEKLKKSHAIVSIEGYTDNMPIETPQYPSNWELSAARAAAVGRILNSYGIDTSRLMVTGYGEQYPISDNASDVGRALNRRVSIIIAVDRNSKRLLNPALNKQVHHVVVGK; translated from the coding sequence ATGAGATCAAGAAAATCAAAGACTGAAGAACACGTAGATCATCATCGTTGGGTTATCTCATACGCTGATTTTATTACCTTATTGTTTGCGTTTTTTGTGGTGATGTATGCCATTTCATCCGTGAATACCGCAAAGTACAAATCACTTTCTGAAGGGATGAAAACAGCGTTTAGTAAAATGGATAAGCCGCATGAAGAGCAGTCTAAAGAAGATCAAAAAAAGGGCCCCTATACGAAGAAAGTATACGGACAATACCAAGATGGTTTAGATGAAATAAATCAATCCTTGTCTCAGTTGGAAGATAAAAACTACAAGATTAATCGGCAAAAAGGTTGGATTGAATTAGATATCAAATCAGGTGCTTTATTTGGTTCCGGTGATGTAGATTTAAAGGCCGATGCATTAGTCAAATTAATGCAACTTGCTGAAAAGCTTAAAAAATCACATGCTATTGTTTCTATAGAAGGGTATACTGACAACATGCCAATAGAAACACCTCAGTACCCATCAAACTGGGAACTGTCAGCTGCTCGTGCAGCAGCGGTGGGTCGTATTTTAAACTCTTATGGTATTGATACGAGTCGCTTGATGGTGACAGGATATGGAGAGCAGTATCCTATATCTGATAATGCTTCAGATGTAGGAAGGGCATTAAATCGCAGGGTAAGCATCATTATTGCTGTAGACAGAAATAGTAAACGTCTTCTTAATCCAGCATTAAATAAACAGGTGCATCATGTTGTTGTAGGGAAATAA
- a CDS encoding DUF2802 domain-containing protein, whose product MNSIIMSLNVGLFVLFGNFLWAQRKKMMVLEERQESLAKSVEQIAKDHPVLIHADLLFSKQLKELNSQLVSMDSQIQGLENKRDNDGGYQHAMKILEMGGNREEIVDSCHLSHAEAEFLMNLQAYRAAMKTV is encoded by the coding sequence ATAAATAGTATTATTATGAGTTTAAACGTAGGACTCTTCGTGTTGTTTGGAAATTTTTTATGGGCTCAACGTAAGAAAATGATGGTTCTTGAAGAACGTCAGGAAAGCCTTGCCAAGTCTGTAGAACAAATTGCTAAAGATCATCCTGTTTTGATTCATGCTGATTTATTATTCTCAAAGCAATTGAAAGAATTAAACTCACAGTTAGTCAGTATGGATAGCCAAATCCAAGGTTTAGAAAATAAACGTGATAACGATGGCGGTTACCAGCATGCAATGAAAATTCTGGAAATGGGTGGTAATCGAGAAGAGATTGTTGATAGTTGTCATCTTTCTCACGCAGAAGCAGAGTTTTTAATGAATTTACAGGCCTACCGCGCCGCAATGAAAACCGTTTAA